One genomic segment of Brachionichthys hirsutus isolate HB-005 chromosome 13, CSIRO-AGI_Bhir_v1, whole genome shotgun sequence includes these proteins:
- the srfbp1 gene encoding serum response factor-binding protein 1, which produces MISMDNKKENVKLSAEEWEKEESFQKEVGEDNDASDEEEEESFQKEVGEDNGASDEEEEESFQKEVGEDNDAGDGEEVDTDTEEQEGRDDHEKRDKSVPWIADKIEESIKLSVQPKVKKNSEDLNLNNEVVRMRKEVKRVRVLIIRKLVRRCGALKKKKGQETGIERNQRRAARLVEEIHALKSLSPDLVTKSALQKNFNFEQVCKNPKSTISDRALSRIATHPQFKKKIEDIKAAVKTFKEERMKGGGQTGKEKVQNKAGKVIPQPPGGKHEEEKTEKVGVKKIITENKGWDGVDKDSTAATSTTPEMKTKKASNSADKVGPIRVMSESKNVKPAIYNEGKDIVKSKSEASTVKSAPEGIEKKKEVEESDLESSDEEDKKEYFDDSTEERFHKQSSHSEESDDDFFIGKINKFKKKKKQRSAEGEKSHEVKMDTRDDEVESRQKSKATSFESVFCPSLAASKPGSDRGRSGDRFRGRGKPRGGSGPRDYSKQSKFIKQETERNSCSSFTKSEFPGRGFHSVGGGRGRGRGAVSRQRDHMGGGSATKQALHPSWEASKKRKEQQGQILAFQGKKIKFDDDD; this is translated from the exons atgatCTCTATGgataacaaaaaagaaaacgtgaAGCTATCTGCTGAGGAATGGGAAAAGGAAGAATCTTTCCAGAAAGAGGTTGGAGAAGACAACGATGCTagcgatgaggaagaggaagagtctTTCCAGAAAGAGGTTGGAGAAGACAACGGTGCTagcgatgaggaagaggaagaatcTTTCCAGAAAGAGGTTGGAGAAGACAACGATGCTGGCGATGGTGAAGAGGTTGATACAGATACTGAAGAACAGGAAGGTAGAGATGATCATGAGAAGAGAGACAAATCCGTGCCATGGATTGCAGACAAAATTGAGGAAAGTATAAAATTGTCCGTTCAACCCAAAGTGAAAAAGAATTCTGAAGACCTAAACCTCAACAATGAGGTGGTTAGAATGAGGAAAGAGGTGAAAAGGGTGAGGGTTTTGATCATTAGGAAGTTGGTACGACGGTGCGGCgccctgaagaagaagaaaggccaAGAGACGGGAATAGAGAGAAATCAGAGGAGAGCTGCCAGATTGGTGGAGGAGATTCATGCTCTGAAGTCACTCTCACCAGACCTG GTGACCAAAAGTGCCTTGCAAAAGAATTTCAACTTTGAGCAAGTGTGTAAAAACCCCAAGTCCACTATTTCTGACCGGGCTTTATCACGCATCGCCACCCACCCTCAGTTCAAGAAGAAGATTGAGGACATCAAGGCTGCTGTGAAAACCTTCAAAGAGGAACGGATGAAAGGTGGAGGGCAGACGGGAAAGGAAAAGGTGCAAAATAAAGCTGGCAAGGTCATCCCACAACCTCCAGGTGGTaaacatgaagaagaaaagactgaaAAAGTAGGGGTGAAAAAGATCATCACTGAGAACAAGGGATGGGATGGTGTCGATAAAGACAGTACAGCTGCAACTTCTACTACacctgaaatgaaaacaaagaaagcaagtAATTCGGCTGATAAGGTTGGTCCTATTCGAGTAATGTCAGAGTCCAAGAATGTAAAACCAGCAATCTATAATGAAGGAAAAGACATTGTAAAAAGTAAATCGGAAGCCTCCACTGTAAAGTCTGCACCTGAAGGgattgagaaaaagaaagaggtggAAGAGAGCGATTTGGAGTCATCGGATGAGGAGGATAAAAAAGAGTACTTCGATGACAGCACAGAGGAACGTTTTCATAAGCAGTCCTCCCATTCTGAGGAAAGTGATGATGACTTCTTTATTGGTAAAATCAACAaattcaagaagaagaagaagcagagaagTGCAGAGGGGGAGAAGAGCCACGAAGTAAAGATGGACACAAGAGATGATGAAGTTGAGTCCAGGCAGAAATCGAAAGCAACCTCTTTTGAGTCTGTTTTTTGCCCTTCTCTCGCTGCATCGAAGCCTGGTTcagacagaggaagaagtgGGGATAGGTTTAGAGGCAGAGGGAAACCAAGGGGTGGTAGCGGTCCGAGAGATTATAGTAAACAGTCCAAGTTTATTAAGCAGGAAACGGAAAGAAATTCATGCTCTAGTTTCACCAAGTCAGAGTTTCCAGGAAGAGGCTTTCACTCTGTCGGCGGAGGGAGGGGGCGAGGCAGAGGTGCTGTTTCAAGGCAAAGGGATCACATGGGTGGAGGATCGGCAACAAAGCAGGCACTGCATCCATCGTGGGAGGCCAGTAAAAAAAGGAAGGAGCAGCAAGGACAAATCCTGGCCTTCCAGGGAAAGAAGATtaagtttgatgatgatgactag